In Silene latifolia isolate original U9 population chromosome 3, ASM4854445v1, whole genome shotgun sequence, a single window of DNA contains:
- the LOC141649872 gene encoding uncharacterized protein LOC141649872 yields the protein MIESRKRVRIEEEDDEFELVLLVVNFVIVVVAASYKRYKVSELAWNEYERAQKRAMWLDTIRNNTKCQEQLRFDRRCFEKLCRVLRSKGGLTTSRNVTDEEVIAFFLHILAHNLKNRTIQALFVRSGETVSRQFHVVLRAVLKIGKYYIKEDDHTPSVLSDTKWKWFEGAVGALDGTHVDMTVPLEDRGRYRNRKGHITTNVLATCDPQLRFTYVLPGWEGSASDPRVLRDALQRQQYNLKVPQNKYFLVDLGYTNGEGFLAPYKGTRYHLNLWRGNTPTNYKELFNLRHSSARNTIERAFGCMKKRWAIMRTSSFFGKKTQVRVINACAILHNFLRTEKMEETALMAEVERDLENQNVVADEVGEEDYIAAVRQTVEWNEFRDKLAKKMWQDYRARRDLFA from the coding sequence ATGATTGAATCCAGGAAACGTGTTAGGATAGAAGAGGAAGATGACGAGTTTGAGTTAGTCTTGCTAGTCGTGAATTTTGTTATCGTTGTTGTAGCTGCATCTTACAAAAGGTACAAAGTGAGTGAGTTAGCTTGGAATGAATATGAACGTGCACAAAAACGAGCAATGTGGTTAGATACAATTAGAAAtaacacgaaatgtcaagaacaATTACGTTTTGACAGACGTTGTTTTGAGAAGTTATGTAGAGTTCTTAGATCAAAGGGTGGGTTAACGACGTCTAGAAATGTGACTGATGAAGAAGTCATTGCATTTTTTCTTCATATTCTAGCTCACAATTTAAAAAATAGAACAATTCAGGCTCTCTTTGTTCGATCAGGAGAAACAGTGAGTCGTCAATTTCATGTAGTACTTCGTGCTGTGTTAAAAATTGGAAAATACTATATCAAGGAAGATGATCATACCCCTAGCGTACTTAGTGATACAAAGTGGAAATGGTTTGAGGGTGCGGTTGGAGCCCTCGATGGTACTCATGTGGATATGACTGTCCCTCTCGAGGACCGAGGGAGGTATCGGAATAGAAAGGGTCACATTACCACAAATGTTTTAGCGACATGTGATCCACAACTCCGTTTTACTTATGTTCTACCCGGGTGGGAAGGATCTGCCTCTGATCCACGCGTCCTCCGTGATGCTCTTCAAAGGCAACAATATAATTTAAAAGTACCACAAAATAAATATTTCCTTGTCGACTTAGGTTATACCAATGGTGAGGGTTTCTTAGCTCCATATAAAGGTACAAGGTACCACTTAAATTTATGGCGAGGGAATACCCCAACAAATTACAAGGAGTTATTTAATTTGCGACATTCGTCTGCTCGTAATACAATTGAACGAGCATTTGGGTGTATGAAAAAGCGTTGGGCCATTATGAGGACGAGTAGCTTTTTTGGTAAAAAAACTCAAGTCAGAGTTATAAACGCATGTGCCATACTTCATAACTTCTTAAGAACTGAAAAAATGGAAGAAACAGCTCTCATGGCCGAGGTAGAACGTGATTTAGAAAATCAAAATGTTGTGGCCGATGAAGTTGGTGAAGAGGATTATATAGCGGCTGTTAGACAAACGGTTGAATGGAATGAGTTTAGAGACAAGCTAGCAAAAAAGATGTGGCAAGACTATCGAGCCAGAAGGGATTTATTTGCCTAG